From candidate division KSB1 bacterium, a single genomic window includes:
- the ftsY gene encoding signal recognition particle-docking protein FtsY has protein sequence MSGVMGRLRSGLVKTRQALSERLARVVGAARRADPEFLAELEEALIAADVGVMGAEAVVQRLGELLATRPGADSAQVLALLKEEMVSLLNRSDNSPFLAGEKPHVVLVVGVNGTGKTTTIGKLAYHYRQQGKKVLLAAADTFRAAASEQLAIWAERAGADLVSTKPGADPAAVAFDALNAALARGVDVLIVDTAGRLHTKVNLMEEVRKIRRVLERRLPGAPHEVLLVIDATTGQNGLSQARQFTQATGVSGIVLTKLDGTAKGGIAVAICQELGVPVRWVGVGEDIDDLAPFDAREFVEGLFA, from the coding sequence ATGAGCGGCGTGATGGGGCGTCTGCGCTCAGGCCTTGTCAAAACGAGGCAGGCGCTGAGTGAACGGTTGGCCCGGGTGGTAGGGGCAGCAAGGCGCGCTGACCCAGAGTTCCTCGCGGAGCTTGAAGAGGCGCTCATCGCTGCTGATGTGGGCGTCATGGGAGCCGAGGCGGTAGTACAACGGCTGGGCGAACTTTTGGCCACAAGGCCCGGGGCGGATTCAGCCCAGGTGCTGGCTTTGCTGAAGGAGGAAATGGTCAGCCTGCTGAACCGAAGCGACAACTCTCCTTTTCTCGCTGGTGAGAAGCCGCATGTGGTGCTGGTCGTGGGCGTCAACGGTACCGGCAAGACCACGACCATTGGCAAGCTTGCGTACCATTACCGCCAACAGGGCAAGAAGGTGCTTTTGGCTGCAGCGGACACGTTTCGCGCCGCTGCCAGCGAGCAATTGGCAATCTGGGCGGAGCGCGCGGGGGCAGATCTGGTGAGCACCAAGCCGGGCGCCGATCCGGCCGCAGTGGCCTTCGACGCCCTAAACGCTGCTTTGGCCCGCGGAGTAGATGTGTTGATCGTTGATACCGCCGGCCGCCTGCACACAAAAGTCAACCTGATGGAGGAGGTGCGAAAGATCCGCCGGGTCCTCGAGCGGCGGCTTCCCGGAGCTCCGCATGAGGTGCTCCTCGTCATCGATGCCACCACAGGCCAGAATGGCCTCTCGCAAGCCAGACAATTTACGCAGGCCACTGGGGTGAGCGGTATTGTGCTCACCAAACTGGACGGCACGGCCAAAGGAGGCATCGCCGTGGCTATCTGCCAGGAGTTGGGCGTGCCGGTGCGCTGGGTAGGCGTGGGCGAAGACATCGACGATCTGGCACCGTTCGATGCCCGCGAGTTCGTGGAGGGGCTCTTCGCATGA
- the ddpX gene encoding D-alanyl-D-alanine dipeptidase: protein MARRWLHLGLLLLLAAALSRCFQAPSTELLDIRALDSTIVVELKYATSDNFVGQPLYGANVCYLRRPTAERLARVQQRLRAQGLGLKVYDCYRPLSVQWRMWELVPDTRYVADPRKGSRHNRGAAVDVTLVDTAGHELLMPSAFDDFSEKASRSYAQAPPEALRHRALLEEAMTAEGFIPLASEWWHFDDPQWERYSVLDIPLEKLAGNQRPPNETERKREIR from the coding sequence GTGGCGCGCAGGTGGCTTCACCTCGGCCTGCTCTTGCTTCTGGCGGCAGCCCTCAGCCGCTGCTTTCAAGCGCCGTCCACCGAGCTGCTCGACATCAGGGCCTTGGACTCAACCATCGTGGTGGAGCTCAAGTATGCCACATCCGACAACTTTGTCGGGCAGCCACTCTATGGGGCTAACGTGTGTTATCTTCGGCGGCCCACGGCAGAACGTCTGGCACGTGTGCAACAGCGCCTGCGCGCTCAAGGGCTGGGCCTGAAGGTCTATGACTGCTACCGGCCCCTCTCTGTGCAGTGGCGCATGTGGGAGCTTGTGCCTGATACCCGCTATGTGGCCGATCCTCGCAAAGGCTCGCGCCACAACCGCGGCGCTGCTGTAGATGTCACCCTGGTAGATACCGCTGGGCACGAGTTGCTCATGCCCAGCGCGTTCGACGATTTTAGCGAAAAGGCCAGCCGCAGCTACGCGCAGGCCCCGCCCGAGGCGCTACGCCATAGGGCGCTGCTCGAGGAAGCCATGACCGCTGAGGGGTTCATCCCGTTGGCCTCCGAGTGGTGGCACTTTGACGACCCTCAGTGGGAGCGCTATTCCGTTTTGGACATCCCTTTGGAGAAGCTCGCGGGCAACCAGCGCCCGCCGAACGAGACAGAAAGGAAACGCGAAATTCGATGA
- a CDS encoding CDP-alcohol phosphatidyltransferase family protein: MPELCDPQERRVLTIPNALSVARLCLLPFIYGLLRQETRQADLVAAALMAAGAATDFLDGVLARLLRQTSNVGRILDPLADKIFAIFILLVLVGLGRLPSWYAAAVVARDLIIVLGGAYLVLGKRFVSESNRAGKWAAFSIVVVILVHTLRIQSMAAPVRWLSLLLLLTSVVSYATVFARILQRRTLVSANAVADQAMKREA, encoded by the coding sequence ATGCCCGAGCTTTGCGACCCACAAGAAAGGCGCGTGCTCACCATACCCAATGCACTGTCTGTGGCGCGCCTTTGCCTACTGCCCTTCATCTATGGCTTGCTCCGGCAGGAGACGCGGCAGGCGGACCTTGTTGCCGCCGCGCTGATGGCTGCGGGCGCCGCCACCGACTTTTTGGACGGAGTACTGGCCAGACTGTTGCGGCAAACATCCAATGTGGGTCGGATTCTTGACCCACTGGCTGACAAGATCTTTGCCATATTCATCCTTCTCGTGCTAGTGGGTCTGGGAAGACTGCCCAGCTGGTACGCGGCGGCCGTAGTGGCGCGCGACCTGATCATCGTCCTGGGAGGTGCATACCTGGTTTTGGGCAAACGTTTTGTCTCGGAGTCAAATCGCGCAGGCAAGTGGGCAGCCTTTTCGATAGTGGTAGTCATCCTTGTGCACACGCTTCGCATACAGAGCATGGCCGCGCCCGTGAGGTGGCTCTCGTTACTGCTCTTGCTTACCTCGGTGGTCAGTTACGCCACGGTGTTTGCGCGCATCCTGCAGAGACGGACACTTGTTTCGGCGAACGCGGTTGCAGACCAGGCAATGAAGAGGGAAGCATGA
- a CDS encoding LD-carboxypeptidase — translation MNRPGVNPIKPRRLHPGDTIGIVTPASPMIPERLANGIAYLRARGYNVVEGQHVYAQRGYLAGTDAERAADLNRMFADPDIKAVICSRGGYGVSRLLDQIDYEALRQHPKIFVGYSDLTALQLAIWQRIGLVTFSGPMVAVEMGKGIHPFTEGHFWRMLTSDNLSGPLPHPEGKALQCLRPGKARGRLLGGCLSLIAPLMGTPFMPALDGAILVLEDIDEEVYRIDRYFAQFRSAGILDKIAGLVFGTFINWEPSEPDKPYLTLEQVIDDYVSDLPIPVATGLAYGHGEAKITLPIGLEAELDADAGTLAILEPAVV, via the coding sequence GTGAACAGACCAGGAGTCAATCCCATCAAACCGCGACGTCTGCACCCAGGCGACACCATTGGCATCGTGACCCCGGCCAGCCCCATGATTCCCGAGAGGCTTGCGAACGGGATTGCCTATCTCCGCGCCCGGGGGTACAACGTGGTGGAAGGACAGCATGTTTACGCGCAGCGCGGCTATCTGGCCGGCACCGATGCGGAACGGGCCGCAGACCTGAATCGGATGTTTGCCGATCCGGATATCAAGGCAGTGATCTGCTCTCGGGGCGGCTACGGTGTGTCACGCCTCCTGGATCAGATCGATTACGAGGCCCTACGCCAGCACCCGAAGATTTTCGTGGGGTATAGCGACCTTACCGCACTGCAACTGGCAATTTGGCAGCGCATCGGCCTGGTGACCTTTTCCGGGCCCATGGTGGCCGTGGAAATGGGCAAGGGCATCCACCCCTTCACGGAAGGGCACTTCTGGCGGATGTTGACAAGCGACAACCTCTCCGGTCCATTGCCGCATCCGGAGGGGAAAGCCCTGCAATGCCTTCGTCCCGGAAAGGCGCGGGGAAGATTGCTCGGCGGGTGTCTCTCCCTGATTGCCCCCCTCATGGGCACGCCGTTCATGCCCGCTCTTGACGGAGCAATCTTGGTCCTGGAGGACATCGACGAGGAGGTCTATCGTATCGACCGGTACTTCGCCCAGTTCCGCTCTGCGGGCATTCTCGACAAGATCGCGGGATTGGTCTTTGGCACGTTCATCAACTGGGAACCGAGTGAGCCGGACAAACCTTACTTGACCCTTGAGCAAGTGATTGACGACTATGTGAGCGATTTGCCGATTCCGGTTGCCACAGGTTTGGCATACGGTCATGGAGAAGCCAAGATCACCTTGCCCATTGGTCTGGAGGCAGAGCTGGATGCCGATGCGGGTACCTTGGCCATACTGGAGCCTGCGGTGGTGTAA
- the purN gene encoding phosphoribosylglycinamide formyltransferase yields MPHLRLAVLASGRGSNLEAILRAIDRGELDAEVVVVISNKSTAGALEIARARGIAAVHLSALQFQSQEEFDQALLQLLERHQVNFVALAGYLKMLSPTIVRAYRHRILNIHPALLPSFGGKGLYGHHVHEAVLAYGCKVSGATVHLVDEEYDTGPPVIQECVPVLEDDTPETLAARVLTVEHRIYAQALQLFAEDRIVVEGRRVRVLPPKET; encoded by the coding sequence ATGCCTCATCTGCGTCTTGCGGTTTTGGCCTCGGGAAGGGGCTCCAACTTGGAAGCCATTCTGCGTGCCATCGACCGCGGCGAACTAGACGCCGAGGTGGTGGTGGTGATAAGCAACAAGTCCACTGCCGGAGCGCTGGAGATTGCCCGCGCGCGAGGCATCGCGGCTGTGCATCTGTCCGCGCTGCAGTTTCAGTCGCAAGAAGAGTTCGACCAGGCCCTCTTGCAGCTGCTGGAGCGCCACCAGGTCAACTTTGTTGCCCTTGCTGGCTACCTCAAGATGCTCAGCCCGACCATCGTGCGTGCGTATCGGCATCGCATCTTGAACATTCACCCTGCGCTGCTGCCTTCTTTCGGCGGCAAGGGCCTTTACGGCCACCATGTGCATGAGGCGGTCTTGGCGTACGGTTGCAAGGTGTCCGGCGCCACGGTCCATTTGGTGGATGAGGAGTACGACACCGGACCGCCTGTGATTCAGGAGTGTGTGCCGGTGCTCGAGGATGATACGCCGGAAACCTTGGCAGCGCGGGTGCTGACGGTTGAGCATCGCATCTATGCGCAGGCGCTCCAGCTTTTCGCCGAGGATCGCATTGTGGTCGAGGGGCGGCGCGTCCGCGTGTTGCCACCTAAGGAGACGTGA
- a CDS encoding GWxTD domain-containing protein: MKVCKILRPTMLLIAGLALPGSGLHAQVEMSQDVSELGPQFHYDVSVTASPLDSTTSRVHVYVKITFDEIQFVRSDSTFRGSYEVTAVVLDKNNDQVAGKVWRDEMATERYERTSSRVDYNTSYAAFDVAPGDYTLTLGVTDLETRERRRITRPLRVRDYRREKLAVSDITFAAAVEYDSLGLRSMRPDVSDNTIGVSRNLFACFEIYTQRPPQQAKISYRVLNARNKVVFSRTYHRHLPAWRTLEFFQLEPDSLGYGKYTLSLDVSADGLHDQVEKAFNVRWSGLPATAADLDMAIEQVKYVADKKEYDALRRAQGDRKLAEFMRFWKRRDPTPGTEENEAMDEHYRRVEYANERFTVFREGWKTDMGMVYIILGPPNDIERHPYPPGDKPYEIWYYYRINRQFVFYDPTGFGEYRLLNPYSIYDLNRIRQ, encoded by the coding sequence ATGAAAGTCTGTAAGATTCTCAGGCCAACCATGTTGCTCATCGCAGGCCTTGCCCTGCCCGGGTCAGGCCTGCACGCCCAGGTCGAGATGAGCCAGGACGTCAGCGAACTGGGGCCCCAGTTCCACTACGACGTCTCCGTAACCGCCTCGCCTCTGGACTCTACCACAAGTCGCGTGCACGTATACGTCAAAATCACATTTGACGAAATCCAATTCGTGCGCAGCGACTCGACCTTCCGCGGCTCCTATGAAGTCACGGCTGTCGTGCTTGACAAGAACAACGACCAAGTGGCGGGCAAGGTCTGGCGGGACGAGATGGCTACCGAACGGTACGAGCGGACCAGTTCCCGTGTGGATTACAACACCAGCTACGCAGCGTTTGACGTGGCTCCTGGAGATTACACGCTCACCCTGGGGGTAACGGACTTGGAGACGCGCGAACGGCGCCGGATCACCCGGCCCCTCCGCGTCCGAGACTATCGCAGAGAAAAGCTGGCGGTAAGTGACATCACCTTTGCCGCGGCGGTGGAGTACGATTCCCTCGGGCTCAGGTCAATGCGGCCAGACGTATCAGACAACACCATTGGCGTGAGTCGCAATCTGTTCGCTTGCTTTGAAATCTATACCCAACGGCCGCCGCAGCAGGCAAAAATCTCTTACCGCGTCCTTAATGCTCGCAACAAGGTAGTTTTCTCCCGCACCTACCACCGTCACTTACCCGCGTGGCGCACGCTGGAGTTTTTCCAGCTCGAGCCTGACAGCCTGGGCTACGGAAAATACACGCTGAGCCTGGACGTGTCAGCCGACGGCCTGCATGACCAGGTAGAGAAGGCGTTCAACGTCCGCTGGAGCGGTTTGCCAGCCACTGCCGCAGACCTCGACATGGCCATTGAACAGGTCAAGTACGTGGCTGACAAGAAAGAGTACGACGCGCTTCGCCGCGCGCAAGGGGACAGGAAACTGGCGGAGTTTATGCGGTTTTGGAAGCGTCGCGATCCTACCCCTGGCACAGAAGAAAACGAAGCTATGGACGAGCACTACCGCCGCGTGGAGTATGCCAACGAACGCTTCACCGTGTTCCGCGAGGGGTGGAAGACCGACATGGGGATGGTGTACATCATCCTCGGACCGCCAAATGACATCGAACGGCATCCATATCCGCCGGGCGACAAGCCCTATGAGATTTGGTATTACTACCGCATCAATCGCCAGTTCGTGTTCTACGATCCCACAGGCTTCGGCGAGTACCGACTGCTCAATCCCTACTCGATCTATGACCTCAACCGGATTCGCCAGTGA
- the purH gene encoding bifunctional phosphoribosylaminoimidazolecarboxamide formyltransferase/IMP cyclohydrolase yields the protein MRRRALMSVYDKTGIVAFARGVHELGYEIVSTGGTERVLREAGVPVTPVTQVTGFPEILSGRVKTLHPSVFGGILALRGDKSHMAELEEQKIVPVDLVVVNLYPFAATVARQGVALSEALENIDIGGPAMIRAAAKNFTHVAVVTSPQQYSWVLEEMRARQGLLSEESRRKLAVEAFALTARYDAAIETFLRTLADDDATLPGRIWLSLDRVAGLRYGENPHQRAALYAHADAAPAGLLAAKQLQGKELSFNNYLDAHAALGLLAEFDEPCAVILKHNNPCGAAVADDVLAAYRKALATDPVSAFGGIVGVNRPVTAELAQELSTLFLEVVLAPHFTPEAQQILGRKKNLRLLQLDDRKETGSDSLDIKCIAGGYLVQERDYEPAPSLKVVTKRQPSAAEWQALRFGWKVVKWVKSNAVVFVGADRTLGIGAGQMSRVDSSRIAVMKAEAAGLSLHGSVVASDAFFPFRDGVDAAAEAGATAVIQPGGSVRDDEVIAAAEEHDMAMVFTGVRHFRH from the coding sequence ATGAGACGACGAGCACTGATGAGCGTCTACGACAAGACCGGGATAGTTGCCTTCGCCCGCGGTGTGCACGAGCTGGGCTATGAGATTGTTTCTACCGGCGGAACGGAGAGGGTACTCCGCGAGGCGGGCGTGCCGGTCACCCCTGTGACGCAGGTTACTGGCTTTCCAGAGATTCTCTCCGGCCGAGTCAAGACCCTCCATCCTTCTGTGTTCGGTGGCATTTTGGCCCTGCGCGGCGACAAAAGCCATATGGCCGAGCTCGAAGAGCAGAAGATTGTGCCTGTCGACCTTGTGGTCGTCAACCTTTACCCGTTTGCGGCGACGGTTGCGCGGCAGGGGGTTGCGCTGAGCGAGGCCCTGGAGAACATCGACATCGGCGGGCCGGCCATGATTCGGGCCGCGGCAAAAAACTTTACCCACGTGGCGGTGGTCACCAGCCCCCAACAGTACAGCTGGGTGCTGGAGGAGATGCGCGCGCGCCAGGGGCTCCTTTCCGAGGAGTCACGACGGAAGCTGGCTGTGGAGGCCTTTGCCCTTACCGCCCGCTACGACGCGGCCATCGAGACCTTCTTGCGCACACTCGCCGACGATGATGCCACTTTGCCGGGCCGTATCTGGCTCTCCTTGGACAGGGTTGCGGGGCTCCGCTACGGCGAAAACCCGCACCAGCGTGCTGCCCTCTACGCACACGCCGATGCCGCGCCTGCCGGCCTCCTCGCGGCTAAGCAGCTGCAGGGCAAGGAGCTCTCGTTCAACAACTACCTCGATGCTCATGCCGCGCTTGGCCTCTTGGCAGAGTTTGACGAGCCCTGTGCGGTCATCCTCAAACACAACAACCCCTGTGGCGCCGCAGTGGCCGACGATGTGCTGGCTGCCTATCGCAAGGCACTGGCAACCGACCCAGTCTCCGCCTTTGGCGGCATCGTGGGGGTAAACAGACCCGTTACGGCAGAGCTGGCCCAAGAACTGAGCACGCTGTTCCTGGAGGTGGTGCTGGCCCCCCACTTTACGCCCGAAGCACAGCAAATCCTGGGGAGGAAGAAGAACCTTCGGCTCCTGCAACTCGACGACCGCAAGGAAACTGGCAGTGACAGCCTCGACATAAAGTGCATTGCCGGCGGCTACCTGGTGCAGGAACGGGACTATGAACCTGCTCCATCGCTCAAGGTAGTCACCAAACGCCAACCGTCCGCGGCGGAGTGGCAGGCGCTGCGATTTGGTTGGAAGGTAGTCAAGTGGGTCAAGTCCAATGCCGTGGTGTTCGTGGGCGCAGACCGCACGTTGGGCATTGGTGCCGGACAGATGTCAAGGGTTGACTCTTCCCGCATAGCGGTGATGAAGGCGGAGGCAGCAGGTCTATCCCTTCACGGCTCGGTGGTGGCCTCAGACGCCTTTTTCCCCTTCAGGGACGGCGTGGATGCG
- the rimO gene encoding 30S ribosomal protein S12 methylthiotransferase RimO, producing the protein MKIAVVPLGCPKNTVDLEWVLGALLGPGVQLVSRARTADAVIVHTCAFIRPAVEEAIETIVEVSRLKEAGKAKVIVTGCLPQRFGRRVAALLPAVDLVVSEREPRRIAARVRGLLGLPASPCSAERWSLGPAHYAYLKIAEGCDNRCAYCTIPIIKGKYRSRPIEAIVKEARGLAERGVQELIVVAQDTTYFGGETGGASSLPALLRALSSIDGPRWIRLMYTHPARVDDRLIEVLAEEERLCKYLDIPIQHASDRILAAMGRRTTRAQLEQVLQRLRDRIPGLALRSTVMVGFPGETEEDFQTLLDFLQDARFEHLGVFTYYPEQGTRAARMRGQLSDEEKQLRHAEVLDLQARLSAARTAAMVGKTVQVLVDEADAATSLSLGRTEWDAPDVDCQVHIQGAMEPGTFRAVHITDSDGFDLYGTPATHEGRSARSGRHRHSKVPRELSRV; encoded by the coding sequence ATGAAGATCGCTGTGGTGCCCCTCGGCTGCCCCAAGAACACCGTGGACCTGGAGTGGGTGCTGGGGGCTCTGCTTGGACCAGGCGTGCAGCTAGTGAGCCGGGCAAGGACGGCGGACGCAGTGATCGTGCACACCTGCGCCTTCATCCGCCCCGCTGTCGAGGAAGCGATAGAAACAATTGTTGAAGTCTCGCGGTTGAAAGAAGCGGGCAAAGCCAAGGTAATCGTGACCGGCTGCCTGCCCCAGCGATTTGGCCGACGTGTGGCGGCGCTTCTGCCCGCCGTGGACCTGGTGGTGAGCGAGCGTGAGCCGCGACGGATTGCTGCCCGAGTGCGAGGCCTCCTCGGGCTCCCTGCTTCGCCGTGCTCTGCCGAGCGATGGAGCCTTGGGCCTGCCCACTATGCGTACCTGAAGATTGCCGAAGGGTGCGATAATCGCTGCGCGTACTGCACCATCCCGATCATCAAGGGGAAGTATCGGAGCAGACCTATAGAAGCCATTGTCAAGGAGGCACGCGGCCTGGCGGAGCGGGGCGTCCAGGAGCTCATTGTTGTGGCGCAGGACACCACATACTTCGGAGGCGAGACAGGTGGCGCCTCCTCGCTTCCTGCGCTGTTGCGCGCCTTGTCCTCTATCGATGGACCCCGCTGGATCCGGCTTATGTACACCCATCCGGCCCGCGTGGACGACCGGCTCATCGAGGTCCTGGCAGAGGAAGAGCGCTTGTGCAAGTACCTGGATATTCCGATCCAGCATGCCTCTGACCGCATTTTGGCTGCTATGGGAAGGCGGACCACGCGTGCCCAGCTCGAGCAGGTGCTGCAGCGCCTCCGCGACCGTATTCCTGGCCTCGCCCTTCGCTCAACCGTCATGGTGGGATTCCCAGGGGAGACTGAGGAGGACTTTCAGACGTTACTGGACTTTTTGCAGGATGCGCGTTTTGAGCACCTTGGGGTCTTCACGTATTACCCGGAGCAGGGTACGCGGGCGGCGCGCATGCGAGGGCAGCTCTCCGACGAGGAAAAACAGCTACGTCACGCCGAGGTGCTCGACCTCCAGGCCAGACTGAGTGCCGCGCGCACCGCGGCGATGGTGGGAAAAACTGTCCAAGTGCTGGTAGACGAAGCGGATGCAGCCACCAGTCTCTCCCTGGGTAGGACAGAATGGGACGCACCAGACGTGGACTGTCAGGTGCATATCCAGGGCGCCATGGAGCCGGGCACGTTCCGGGCTGTCCATATCACCGATTCAGACGGGTTCGACCTGTACGGCACCCCGGCGACGCACGAAGGCCGAAGTGCTCGGTCGGGCCGCCACAGGCATTCAAAAGTTCCGAGGGAACTCTCTCGTGTTTGA